From the genome of Spinacia oleracea cultivar Varoflay chromosome 2, BTI_SOV_V1, whole genome shotgun sequence, one region includes:
- the LOC110798507 gene encoding auxin-binding protein ABP19a-like — translation MSCCSIQKFLLSVLFTVTCVECIELDFCVGDPSLPRGPEGYACKDPASVTTDDFVYTGFRGERTITNVFGNNVTLAFSDAFPALNGLGISMARLDFGVVGVIPLHSHRTSEVLILAKGSIIAGFIDANNTAYYKRLQVGDVMVFPQAMLHFQINVGRTAATAFVSLNGANPALQLTTPSLFAGNLPADIAEQITLLSYEEVMRMKRMFGTA, via the exons ATGTCTTGTTGCTCAATACAGAAGTTTCTTCTATCTGTTTTGTTTACTGTTACTTGTGTTGAG tgCATAGAACTCGACTTTTGCGTCGGAGATCCTAGTCTCCCTAGGGGCCCTGAAGGATATGCTTGTAAAGATCCTGCTAGTGTCACAACTGATGATTTCGTTTACACTGGCTTCCGTGGTGAAAGAACCATCACAAACGTCTTCGGAAACAATGTGACTCTAGCATTTTCAGACGCATTTCCAGCCTTAAATGGTTTAGGCATCTCAATGGCCAGGTTAGACTTTGGAGTTGTTGGAGTAATCCCACTACACTCCCATCGTACATCAGAAGTTCTTATTTTGGCCAAAGGATCAATCATTGCCGGATTTATTGATGCAAACAACACTGCATACTATAAAAGATTACAAGTTGGTGATGTCATGGTCTTTCCACAAGCAATGCTTCACTTCCAAATCAATGTTGGTAGAACTGCAGCTACTGCGTTTGTTAGTTTGAACGGTGCAAACCCAGCATTACAACTCACTACTCCCTCTTTGTTTGCTGGAAATTTACCTGCTGATATAGCTGAGCAAATCACACTTCTAAGTTATGAGGAAGTAATGCGAATGAAAAGAATGTTCGGGACAGCTTAA